A region from the Triticum aestivum cultivar Chinese Spring chromosome 3D, IWGSC CS RefSeq v2.1, whole genome shotgun sequence genome encodes:
- the LOC123080837 gene encoding uncharacterized protein — protein sequence MLRRGGRGRDPSRRRCRRLNTSSPRRRQASPSLSLGPQLPDLLAASGRLHSNLFYAGGHGPGPGGFVPGEGERSSSVLLSIWAVPGSSSCPGMDGAGLLFFLYYTQISKVALTALCYHASTLMLSTASMMESSASMLSFGVACDELVMISSVGKRHIVGAQANLIRTLQVKLQMLNLMKTKWHTLVQENFFVGRISTNCFSQMAAMH from the exons GCCGGAGGCTCAACACAAGTTCACCTCGCCGCCGCCAAGCTTCCCCCTCCCTTTCTCTCGGCCCTCAATTGCCAGATCTGCTCGCAGCTAGCGGGCGGCTGCACAGCAATCTCTTCTACGCCGGCGGCCATGGTCCCGGGCCGGGGGGCTTCGTGCCTGGAGAAGGCGAGCGGAGTAGTAGCGTCCTCCTATCCATCTGGGCGGTGCCTGGTTCCAG CTCTTGCCCGGGCATGGACGGTGCCGGCCTACTTTTCTTCCTATACTACACGCAGATTAGCAAGGTGGCATTGACGGCCCTCTGCTACCATGCCTCTACACTAATGCTGTCAACGGCTTCGATGATGGAGTCGTCCGCCTCGATGCTTTCCTTTGGCGTAGCATGCGACGAGCTGGTCATGATATCCTCTGTCGGCAAAAGGCACATT GTGGGAGCGCAAGCGAATCTGATCCGGACACTGCAAGTCAAGCTGCAGATGCTGAATCTGATGAAGACCAAGTGGCATACTTTGGTACAAGAGAATTTTTTTGTCGGCAGAATCTCTACAAATTGCTTCTCACAAATGGCTGCGATGCATTAG